From one Pedobacter faecalis genomic stretch:
- a CDS encoding tetratricopeptide repeat protein, protein MSKLSFLQILLISLFASVTAFGQRSQVKIARNSIGKLQVAINAKEDAKKQLSILGEGIKASEAAQNDRKTKKWPETWAIKAYLSSYISIIDTDEGNAERYYTIANEAIDSARRLDKFQANSRLIDAAIYNVNIRKQNKAAVAFSNNDFSTAYKMLKEVSDFFPKDTALAINTAIAAQNVQDYDNALVYYKRAKENGVRNPLLFQNLARIYTSKFENELAIRTLEDGLRMNPHDQGLTSNYINTLLDNERYATAIKVIESTLKADTKNKLLYFLYGYLHQNNKNFSTAELAYNRALELDENYFDALYQIGLAYIQSANEALKTSAADKNQQFASLINRAEVSLLQAHEINQNDRATVQLLMDIYSRKNRLDRVQELKSKLEEF, encoded by the coding sequence ATGAGTAAGCTATCATTTCTTCAGATTCTGTTAATATCATTGTTCGCTTCGGTTACAGCATTCGGTCAGAGAAGCCAGGTTAAGATTGCGAGAAACAGTATAGGGAAATTACAGGTCGCCATTAACGCCAAGGAGGATGCTAAGAAGCAACTCAGCATACTAGGAGAGGGGATCAAGGCCAGTGAGGCGGCGCAGAATGATAGAAAAACAAAGAAGTGGCCGGAGACATGGGCAATTAAGGCTTATCTTAGTTCCTATATTTCTATCATAGATACAGACGAAGGCAACGCAGAACGTTATTATACGATCGCAAATGAGGCGATTGATTCTGCAAGACGACTCGATAAATTCCAAGCCAATTCCAGACTGATCGATGCGGCAATATATAACGTGAACATCAGGAAGCAGAATAAAGCGGCGGTTGCATTCTCAAATAATGACTTCTCTACGGCGTATAAAATGCTGAAAGAAGTCAGTGACTTTTTTCCGAAAGATACTGCGCTTGCTATTAATACAGCTATAGCCGCACAAAACGTGCAAGATTATGATAATGCGCTGGTATATTACAAACGAGCAAAGGAAAACGGCGTTCGCAATCCCTTGCTTTTCCAAAACCTGGCCAGAATTTACACCTCAAAATTTGAGAACGAGCTGGCTATCCGTACGTTAGAAGATGGACTCAGAATGAATCCACACGATCAGGGACTCACAAGTAATTATATCAATACTTTACTTGACAATGAGCGCTACGCAACGGCCATAAAAGTCATTGAATCCACGTTGAAAGCAGATACCAAAAATAAACTGCTGTACTTCCTTTACGGATACCTCCATCAGAATAACAAGAATTTCAGCACGGCGGAACTAGCATATAACAGAGCGCTTGAACTGGACGAAAATTATTTCGATGCCTTATACCAAATCGGTCTCGCATACATACAGTCTGCGAACGAAGCGCTTAAAACGTCGGCAGCTGATAAAAATCAACAATTTGCATCACTAATCAATCGCGCAGAAGTTTCTCTGTTGCAGGCGCATGAGATCAATCAAAACGACAGAGCTACCGTACAGTTGCTAATGGACATTTATTCCAGGAAAAATCGCCTAGACAGAGTGCAGGAGTTAAAGTCTAAGCTGGAAGAATTCTAA
- a CDS encoding tetratricopeptide repeat protein yields MKKILLVLLCAGVASIANAQKNEVTAAKSAWVLLANSGAKTLPETLKMIEDGLAHTDKAIAHEKTKENAEAWSYRALLASRAALIDTLDFANSKAKQIIAEEAIEKATTFDKKGDEKENLQNAKLNIEDAVRNRGVFAYRKKDLPTALESFNEVTKRNPQDTFMFVNAAVIARELKNYPEVARNYKAAIALNHPESNILYKDLIGIQFRELKDSAAAIALIQEASAKYPEDSDLIGMETDYYMKKGDMAKSQAMLTKLIEKNPQNDTYQVIMGDTYFKQATDIQDQRNKVDPKKVKEFNELGVQMKKLLDQSLPYYKAAVAINPKNEIALDKLKSIYFFKDDKANLDAVQKQIDALK; encoded by the coding sequence ATGAAGAAAATACTTTTAGTTTTACTTTGTGCAGGAGTAGCATCCATTGCAAATGCACAAAAAAATGAAGTAACTGCTGCAAAAAGTGCCTGGGTGCTTCTTGCCAACAGTGGCGCCAAAACTTTGCCGGAAACGCTTAAAATGATTGAAGACGGCTTGGCGCATACCGATAAGGCAATTGCTCACGAGAAAACAAAAGAAAATGCTGAAGCATGGTCTTACCGTGCACTTCTTGCGTCGCGCGCCGCGCTGATAGATACGCTTGATTTCGCTAACTCCAAAGCAAAGCAGATTATCGCTGAAGAGGCCATTGAAAAAGCAACGACTTTTGATAAGAAAGGCGACGAGAAAGAGAACCTTCAGAACGCTAAGCTCAATATTGAGGACGCAGTAAGAAACCGAGGCGTTTTTGCTTATCGTAAAAAAGACCTCCCTACAGCACTTGAATCATTTAACGAGGTAACCAAGCGCAATCCGCAGGACACTTTTATGTTCGTAAATGCTGCAGTAATTGCGAGAGAGCTAAAAAACTATCCCGAGGTTGCGCGGAATTATAAGGCAGCCATAGCGCTTAATCACCCAGAGAGTAATATTCTGTATAAAGATCTCATTGGCATTCAGTTTAGAGAGCTCAAAGACAGTGCGGCTGCAATCGCCTTGATTCAGGAAGCGTCAGCTAAATATCCAGAAGACAGCGATCTGATCGGTATGGAAACTGATTACTATATGAAGAAAGGCGACATGGCAAAGTCTCAGGCGATGTTGACTAAGCTTATAGAAAAGAATCCCCAAAACGATACCTATCAGGTGATTATGGGCGACACTTACTTCAAACAGGCTACTGATATCCAAGATCAAAGGAATAAAGTTGATCCTAAGAAAGTGAAAGAATTTAATGAGCTTGGCGTACAAATGAAGAAGTTGTTAGATCAGTCGTTGCCTTATTATAAGGCGGCTGTAGCAATTAACCCAAAGAATGAGATAGCGCTGGATAAATTAAAGTCGATCTACTTCTTTAAGGATGACAAAGCCAATCTCGACGCGGTTCAAAAGCAAATAGATGCGTTGAAATAA